The Horticoccus luteus DNA window AAACACCGTTGGCGAAGTAGTAGAGGTCCGTCGTCTTCGTGATCCGGGCATCCATCTGCGAGCGAAAATTTGCCCGCACATCATTCACGCTCATGCCGCCAATCAGCGTCCACGGCAGCTTGCCGAAGAGTTTGCCCATGTCGCGGGAGACTTGCACTTCCACGCCGAGACTCGACTTGGGATTCTGATTAATGGCGCCGGTATTGAGCACTTCGGCCGAGTAAGTGTTCATGGCCAGAAAGCCATCGCCCAACGCCTGCCGGTTGTCGGCAAAGCTCCAGTTGTTCGTGTAACCATCGGGAGCCACCGGATTGCCGTTCAGATCGGTCCGATGATCAGGCGCTACCGTGCCATCATGGTAATAACGCACCGCCGTCGAATCGCCCAATGCGCCAATTTGATTGTAGGAATTCACGGTCCCGCTGCCGGAGAACGAAGACTTCACGCCGCTCAGCATCCGCGCACCGAGCGTAAAGGTGAACGTCGGCTGGTAGATGAATTCATCGAGGCCGAAATCGAGGTTGATGTCCTCCTGCGGCGGCTGCTGATCTTGGGCAAAAGCCGAGAGGGCGCAGAGAGCAAAGAGAGGCACAAGGCGGTTGAGTTTCATGCAGCGAGGCGGATGGGACGCGTGGAAAAGGAGAAAGTTGCCAAAAACACCCACGCACAAGCAAGTTTTCCCGACGGCCGAAGATTGCCTTTGCGCCGGCCCTTGGCGATGAACCCCGCTCCGGGCGGACTTCGCCCGTTTTTGATGCCTCCTTCGCTGTCCCTCCAAGAACGCTACTCGCCCCACGGCCGCTGCTTCGGCTGCGGCCCCGCCAATGATCGCGGTCTGCGCCTCCGCAGCTTCGTCCAGTCTGACGGCACGGTGATGGCCGACTGGCAGCCCGAACCGCACCATGAGGCGTTTCCCGGCATCCTCAACGGCGGCATCATCGGCGCCCTGCTCGACTGCCACTCCAACTGGACCGCGGCGTGGCACCTCATGCAGCAGCGCAAACTCGACGCCCCGCCCTGCACCGTCACCGCCAGCTACGCCGTCAAACTTCTCCGCCCGACTCCCACCGGCGCGCCGGTGCATCTCGTCGCTCGCGTCGCGGAAGCACAGGAAGACCGCGCGCGCATCGAAGCTTCCCTCACCTCTGCCGGCGTCATCTGCGCCACGTGTGCCGGCACCTTCGTCGCCGTGAAGCCGGGACATCCCGCCTTCCACCGCTGGTAACGACGATGGATAAAACCACTCTTATTCAACGCATCGTCGGCCGCCTGCGCGAAGACTTCGACTTACAAGTGCGCGCCGCCGCTCTCGCCCGCGACGAGGCCACCAACGAAGAGAGTCGTGCGGAAAACAAATACGACACGCGTGGTCAGGAGGCGGCTTACCTGGCGGAAGGTCAGGCGCGACTCGCCGCCGAGATCGAGCAAAGCATCAACCTCTATCACGCGTTACCCGCCGATCCTTTTCCGCCAGACGCCCCGGCAGCGTTGGGCGCGTTGATTGAGACGGTTTCCGCCCGGGGCGTTCGCTCGTGGTTTTTTCTCGGCCCGCGGTCGGGCGGTCTCGAACTTGAGATCGAGGGGCAACACGTCCTCGTCGTCACCCCGGCCTCCCCGCTCGGCCGGCAACTCCTCGGCCGGCGGGTCGGCGATCAACTCACACTCCCTGGCAAGCCCTCGGCACCGGCGACCGTCGTTGCCGTGCAGTGATCAACGCCCGTCTTCGAGGCTGAAGACGATGGGCACCGCCAGGCGAAACGCGACGGGGCGCCCGTGCACCCGCCCCGGTTCGAATTGCCATTTTGCCACGGCCTTCAACGCCGCCGCCTCGAACAGCGTTGCCGTCGAACGCACCACCCGTGCCGAATGCACATGACCGGATTGGTCCACCGTGAACTCCACGAGCACTTCGCCGGACAG harbors:
- a CDS encoding GreA/GreB family elongation factor — encoded protein: MDKTTLIQRIVGRLREDFDLQVRAAALARDEATNEESRAENKYDTRGQEAAYLAEGQARLAAEIEQSINLYHALPADPFPPDAPAALGALIETVSARGVRSWFFLGPRSGGLELEIEGQHVLVVTPASPLGRQLLGRRVGDQLTLPGKPSAPATVVAVQ
- a CDS encoding PaaI family thioesterase; its protein translation is MPPSLSLQERYSPHGRCFGCGPANDRGLRLRSFVQSDGTVMADWQPEPHHEAFPGILNGGIIGALLDCHSNWTAAWHLMQQRKLDAPPCTVTASYAVKLLRPTPTGAPVHLVARVAEAQEDRARIEASLTSAGVICATCAGTFVAVKPGHPAFHRW